One uncultured Jannaschia sp. DNA segment encodes these proteins:
- a CDS encoding DMT family transporter: MDAAAAPRIDRPALGMALMLGFCVTAPLSDAMAKIAAGTFPVLQLVFIRFVVQAVILIPLVRLSGQSWRISPLGWRLTGLRTVLQVTGIWLMTKGLTYLPLADALAIAFVMPFILLLMGHMILGEEVGPRRLAACAVGFAGTLMVMQPSFVEVGWAVLYPLGVAFVFAAFMLVTRRVASEADPIPMQAASGVMAVVGLGALYLALPNVGPVALLPITGHLPVLLAMGLLGTFGHLLMTWSLRHAPSATLAPMQYLEIPVAAVIGLAIFGDWPDGLALAGIAVIVAAGLYTLWRGRLA, from the coding sequence ATGGATGCCGCCGCCGCCCCCCGGATCGACCGCCCCGCGCTGGGCATGGCGCTGATGCTGGGCTTTTGCGTCACCGCCCCGCTGTCGGACGCGATGGCCAAGATCGCGGCGGGCACCTTCCCGGTCCTGCAGCTCGTCTTCATCCGTTTCGTGGTGCAGGCCGTGATCCTGATCCCGCTCGTCCGGCTTTCGGGGCAGAGCTGGCGCATTTCGCCGCTGGGCTGGCGGCTGACGGGACTGCGCACGGTGCTGCAGGTGACGGGCATCTGGCTGATGACCAAGGGACTGACCTACCTGCCGTTGGCCGACGCGCTGGCCATCGCCTTCGTCATGCCGTTCATCCTCCTGCTGATGGGGCACATGATCCTGGGCGAGGAGGTCGGGCCGCGCCGCCTCGCCGCCTGCGCGGTCGGCTTCGCGGGCACCCTCATGGTGATGCAGCCGAGCTTCGTCGAGGTCGGCTGGGCCGTGCTCTACCCCCTCGGGGTCGCCTTCGTCTTCGCGGCCTTCATGCTGGTCACCCGGCGCGTCGCGTCCGAAGCAGACCCGATCCCGATGCAGGCCGCATCGGGGGTGATGGCGGTGGTCGGCCTCGGTGCGCTCTACCTCGCGCTGCCGAATGTCGGACCCGTGGCACTCCTGCCGATCACGGGGCACCTGCCGGTCCTTCTGGCGATGGGTCTGCTCGGTACCTTCGGGCACCTCCTGATGACGTGGTCCCTGCGCCATGCGCCCTCGGCCACGCTCGCACCGATGCAATATCTCGAGATCCCCGTCGCGGCCGTGATCGGGTTGGCGATCTTCGGCGACTGGCCCGACGGTCTGGCCCTGGCCGGGATCGCGGTGATCGTGGCGGCGGGGCTCTATACGCTCTGGCGGGGGCGCCTCGCATGA